The Primulina tabacum isolate GXHZ01 chromosome 1, ASM2559414v2, whole genome shotgun sequence genome contains the following window.
tggtgtacaaccaaaaactaggacttttccactcgataagtgagaaccacttggaaagtccttttatggagggttgttcagtgcactctacaaggagcacctatctgcatgttcggacatcacaatgtcccctaccaatgaaacatggtactcacatcgcagatactagtctctaactcgagcggcctatatccttcttagtggcggctgaatcgactaggaaccgtttagaatatacagtattacaaatatgagtttcatgatactcatcatatgagcatctcatattctttctactatttgtatattcaagggctttatctatgcaactagcatgggtatacagataaagaagtgccaaaacgataaattcaaatattattaaaataaagaccgcttatacatagagtttcattgtgaacactcggccaacacttggctcgacgggcacctactctaacagtgaCTACAGTGCGACAAACATGTCGCTCAGAGCCAATATCTTTTCATACTTTGACATCAAATTACAAGCGTGGAAGTTCTAGCACACGTCTACCAAGGTCAAATTCTGTTCATCAAGGTATTCTACTATATCCAAATAAATAGCCGATGTAATATATATGTTTTACATCTTTATCCATCATCAATGggttcaaataaaaataaataatttaatcaaaATATGTTGGATTAATTGGTATTAAATTGCTAAATAATTgtttaaccaaatttttctaTTTGTGACATAcatgtgtatttttttttatataaaaacaaCTTTTTATTGATAAAACCATCAATTTCCTATTTAATGTTATACATTTAATATTTAATGACTTCAATGAGAGTCCATCAACTAGgtgattgatttttattttttgttttaaatgtcaacatattgtatattttttaatgtCTTATTTCATAGTTTTGTAcaacaaaatttaatttatttaaaataattattcatatttttcaaaaatccatataaataaaaaacatattatttcaaaatatggcatatttttttaacataaaatatgaaatatatgattttattattagaGCTTATATGCATTTCATAATTTCAATTAACATATAGGagaaaaaataagtattttgaaatttttgcaaTATACAGTATACATCGTCATATATTTGGAAAATGGATTACTTTTAAAAACAAAGTTTACAAATAGTTTAGAATAACAAATTTCCACTATATAATTTATTGGTTCACTCTTCCAGCAACGTCTCTTTTTAAAATTGTTAGTTTGaagattaatttgaaaatttttgcAGGAAACATtttcgatgaaaacaatgacctTACTTACATACAACGATATCCACGTCCACGTCGATTTCGTAACCTAGCAAGAAATTTCAGTGAAAATGAGATACATTATCGGTGGCAATTATCTGACCCAATAATTTGTATACATTGCCAAGCTCTACTGTTTCATGGTGAAACATCACAATTCTGCTGTAGAAATGGGAACACAAATTGGATCATATCTCTTTTCCCATTTAATTGCAAGAGTTGTATTCTGCGGATAACGAGGAAGGAAGACATTTTCGGCGGTTCATAAGGGCATACAATCATGTTTTCTCTTTTACATCAATGAGAGTCAATATAGACGAGTCCTTAACAACCGGTACACATGGAATATACACATTTCGTGCCCAGGGATCAATATATCACTTGATTGGAAGTCTTATACCAAATGAGAATTGTAGGCCACGGTACATGCAGATGTGGATTGTAGACACAGATCATGATATAGACTCATGATATAGACAATAGACTTCATGAAAATCCAGAACTAAGGCGAGAATTGCTGCTTAAGATACAAAACATTCTTGATCAACACAATCCATTTGTGCACGTGTTTCGACAAATTGGCAAACGTGAAGACATACCTAACTGTAGGCTCATCATCAGGCAGCAACAACCTAATGAACATCAATATAGTTTACCAACAACATCTAAAGTAGCAGCCGTCATTGTTGACAACGAGTGTGAAAAAACTTTGAGCAGTCGAGATATTACTATACAAGTAATCAGTGGAAATCTTATCAGCATTCAAGATGTAGTTGGCTATTATGATCCTTTACAATATCCCATCCTTTTGCCATATGGACATATGGTTGGGGACTTAAATAGCCGAAATATCAATGGTACCCGATTACTATGCTTAAATTACTATGCGTATATGCTACATGTTAGTGAAAAAAACATTGTACTTTATGCTTTatcttttttattaaaaaaatgtcaaaCTTATATTTACATCAATTCTCATATAGTGTAAATCATCTTCTTAACCAGATACGAGAAAATTCACTATCTTTGATTCTTAGAGGAGGTCGTCTACTTCAACAATATGTGGTTGACAATTACGTAAATATTGAAACACAAAGACTACGATGGATACGTTCAAATCAATGTGATATACGTTCAGAACTTTACCAAGGATTGCAAGATTGTTTACATGGAGGTGAAAATAATGCAGGTACGATAACTTACTGATTTGAATATTGTACGATAACTTTATGAtttgaatattatttttcacattGTATGCTACAACTCACATCTAATACATATCTATCATACACATTATGCAGGAATTGTTGGTACCAGAATCGTTTTGCCATCATCTTTCGGTGGTAGCCCACGTGATATGTACCAACGGTATCAAGATGCCATGACTTTGGTACAAACATATGGAAAACCAGATATAATGCTTACAATGACATGCAATCCGAATTGGAATGAGATAAAAAATCAACTACCTCCTGGGCAATCGCCTCAAGACCGTCCAGATTTGATTACAAGGATATTTCGGTcaaaatttgtgaaatttaagaAAGACATTGTAAATATAGGGGTTTTAGGTAAGGTCCGCTCTTATTCGTACGTCATTGAGTATCAGAAAATAGGGTTTCCTCATGTTCATATGTTGgtcatatttgaaaataatgaCAAGTTGTGTACTCCCGACCACTTTGACTCAATTGTTCGTGTTGAAATACATTTACAAACAGAAGAACCAAACCTACACAAAGCAGTTGTCCACCATATGATACATGGGCCCTGTGGATCGATGAATcctaattgtttatgcatggtAAATGGTAAATGCAAGAAGAACTTTCCAAAGCCATTTGTGTAATACACATCTCGAGGAGATGATTCATACCCTTTGTACCGAAGACGTGAAGGTGGCCAAGTATCAATTCCCAACAATGATAATGTTTTCATGGATAATGGTCGGGTTGTTCCGTACAATTTTTAGCTTTTATTAAAATACGATTGTCATAATAACATTGAATTATGTGGAGGGATTAATTGTGTCAAGTACATATACAAGTACATCCATAAAGGTCCTGATCGGGTCGCACTAGAGTTGCGAAATGGACAAAATTGTGATGAAATCCAACAGTACGAGGATAGAATATGGATTTGTGCGCCTGAAGCATTGTGGCGAATTTTCTCATTTTAGTTCAGTAAGATGTTTCCTACAGTCATTAGGTTACAACTACATATACCAAAccaatatttgatttattttgacCCCCAACAACGCGTAAGTGATCTACTTGCAGATGATGACAACTCGAAGACTATGCTTacaaaatttttcaaaataaatttgatCCTGAACTGACTGGAAAGTATTTATATCGAGAATTTCCACAATATTACACATGGATAAAATCTGGAAAAAAATGGATTCGTCGAAGAAGCAACAATAAAGTGGTTGGAAGAGTATATGTTGTGTCGCCATATGAAGATGAGAGGTTTTATCTCCGTATCCTTTTAAATCATGTCAGGGGCCCGACATCTTTTGAAGTTTTGATGACTGTGAATGGGGTAACATATTCAACATTTAAGGAGTCTGCTCAAATGAGAGGACTTCTCAAACAGGATGATTATGTAATACAATGTCTGCAAGAAGCACGATCTGTTAGAATGCCATCTTCATTGAGAAGGTTATTTGTATCCATACTGGTGTTCTGTCAACCAACAATAGTTCGAGAACTCTGAGATGAGTTCCATCCTAGCATGTGTGAAGATTATGGTAGAGAAATTTCGTCAAGTAACTTAATTATCAATAAGTTATTGCTTGAGATACGAAGGTTGTTGCATCAGTACAAAATGAAACTTGATGATTTTGATTTGCCATCAATAAGTGCTGAGTTTTTAGAAGACGCACCACTACCAAGAATAATTCAGGATGAGCTTTGTTATCatatttatgatgatgatttgaGATCTATTGAATGTTTAAATGCTCAACAGAGGATTTCATTTGACACCATCATAGAAAGTATTATGCATAACCAATCAAAACTTTTCCTCATTGATGGTCCTAGAGGGACTAGTAAGACTTTTTTATACCGCTCAATGTTGGCACATTTAAGAAAAATGGGTAAAATAATATTTGTAGTAGCAACATCTGGAATAGCTGTGACATTGTTGCCAGGTGGAAGAACTGCACATTCACGTTTTCAAATTCCACTTAGACCAACCGTATCAACACTTTGCAAAATAAAAAAGCAGACAAAACTTGTAGATCTAATAAAGCGTGCATCAGCTATAGTATGTGACGAGGCTCCAATGGCAAATCGCTATGCTTTTGAATCTGTCAGTAAGAGTTTCCAAGATATTATGGAAATTCAAATAGATTTGGAGGAAAGACAATGGTGTTTGGTGGCGATTTTCGACAAGTGTTACCGGTTGTTAAACGAGGGTCAAAGGCAGAACAAATTGCTGCAAGTATTTCAAGTTCAACATTCTGGAATTGAGTAAAGATAATACACCTTCAACAAAATATGAGATCTGCTCAAGATATTGAGTTCTCATAATTTCTCTTGCGCGTAGGTGATGGATTGCAACATACTATAACTCGTGATTTCATAAAATTACCAGATTCAATTATCATACCATGGGAAGGTGAACAATCAATTCAGATGCTGATTGATTCTGTTTTTCCTAATATGATAAATCATGTTAATGATGTAAACTATATGGTTGATAGAGCAATCATCACAccaaaaaatattgatttggACAATATTAATCAAATGATCATTCTCAAGTTTTTCGGAGAGGAAAAAGAGTATACCTCTTGGGATAGTGTAGAAGACGACAATCAAAACCTTTTTCAAGAAGAATTTTTGAAGTCCCTTAGTCCAAGTGGTTTGCCACCACATAAAATCATATTGAAAGTAGGAAGTCCTGTCATGCTCTTGAGAAATGCTCTTGAGAAATGTTGCGTCTGAACTTGGTCTATGCAATGGAACAAGATTAATATGTCGCATTCTTGGTAGAAATTTTATAGATGCTGAGATCATAACAGGTCCTCACAAGGGTACCAGATTCTTTCTACATAGAATGCCCTTGAAAAGTCAAGATAATTCTGGATTACCATTTGAGTTGACACGTCGACATTTCCCATAAGGCTTAGTTTTGTTTTGACAATAAACAAATCACAAGGTCAAACAATCCCAAATATTGACATATTTTTGCGTAACCATGTGTTCAGCCACAGTCAACTATATGTGGCACTTTCGAGAGGAGTCTCACAAAATTCTACAAAAATTTTGGTAAAGATGGGAATTTAGAGCGTCAATTTGGTGTATTCACAAGAAACGTGGTTTTCAAAGAGGTATTCATACCTAATATAGAATGATAAAGTGTAAATCAACTCTctttattgtaatttttttcaaaatacatTATGTacaaatatttacaataatcgttaaat
Protein-coding sequences here:
- the LOC142520871 gene encoding uncharacterized protein LOC142520871, which produces MVGDLNSRNINGTRLLCLNYYAYMLHIRENSLSLILRGGRLLQQYVVDNYVNIETQRLRWIRSNQCDIRSELYQGLQDCLHGGENNAGIVGTRIVLPSSFGGSPRDMYQRYQDAMTLVQTYGKPDIMLTMTCNPNWNEIKNQLPPGQSPQDRPDLITRIFRSKFVKFKKDIVNIGVLGKVRSYSYVIEYQKIGFPHVHMLVIFENNDKLCTPDHFDSIVRVEIHLQTEEPNLHKAVVHHMIHGPCGSMNPNCLCMVNGKCKKNFPKPFV